In Neorhizobium sp. NCHU2750, a single genomic region encodes these proteins:
- a CDS encoding methyl-accepting chemotaxis protein translates to MRASIKLKLASAFGFIILMLIVTAGYGIMSLSNLNDAMGDVIQGPATRLKLTQILNSDQLQQIRQQKNLLLSTSADDVKTYIGRSDAARQDFDQTFKQVQERATDQGRANWDKLAGFVADFRKQDDQIRSLMLAGDATGANRISSNEARSVTNQIDSLLAEVIKMEEDRLQAADDQADIDYAQTRTVMISITVAAFLVAALAAIWIAMSISKGLRNAVSAVQNVAEGDLTRFATISSKDEIGDLLGYVNTMIERLRGVVGDALSASDNVSSGSQELSASSEQLSQGATEQASAAEEASASMEQMAANIKQNADNAAQTEKIARQSSKDAELSGGAVSRAVGAMRTIAEKISIVQEIARQTDLLALNAAVEAARAGEHGKGFAVVASEVRKLAERSQAAAAEISALSGDTVQVATEAGEMLNRLVPDIQKTAELVSEISAACREQDIGASQINEAIQQLDKVTQQNAGASEEMSATSEELASQAEELQASIAFFRVDQAGAKQAAKRPAVSVHAHHAPAPRPAAKSAYKAPAHPSQAVHAQQARAKGFALDMSMGGPDADDDHFRESA, encoded by the coding sequence ATGCGTGCCTCGATCAAACTCAAGCTGGCTTCGGCCTTCGGCTTCATCATTCTGATGCTGATCGTGACCGCGGGCTACGGCATCATGAGCCTCAGCAACCTGAACGACGCCATGGGAGACGTCATCCAGGGTCCAGCGACCCGACTGAAACTGACGCAGATCCTCAACAGCGACCAGTTGCAGCAGATCCGCCAGCAGAAGAACCTTCTGCTCTCCACGAGCGCCGACGACGTCAAGACCTATATCGGCCGAAGCGATGCCGCCCGCCAGGATTTCGACCAGACCTTCAAGCAGGTTCAGGAGCGTGCCACCGACCAAGGGCGTGCCAACTGGGACAAGCTCGCTGGTTTCGTTGCCGATTTCCGCAAGCAAGACGACCAGATCCGCTCCCTGATGCTGGCAGGCGATGCCACCGGCGCGAATCGTATCTCCAGCAACGAAGCGCGTTCGGTCACCAACCAGATTGATTCCCTGCTCGCCGAGGTGATCAAGATGGAAGAGGATCGTCTTCAGGCCGCCGATGACCAGGCCGATATCGATTATGCCCAGACGCGAACGGTGATGATCTCGATCACAGTCGCGGCCTTCCTGGTTGCCGCTCTTGCAGCCATTTGGATCGCTATGAGCATCAGCAAGGGCCTGCGTAATGCCGTCAGCGCCGTGCAGAACGTTGCCGAGGGTGATCTGACACGCTTTGCCACGATCAGCAGCAAGGACGAGATCGGCGATCTGCTCGGTTACGTCAACACGATGATCGAGCGCCTGCGCGGTGTCGTCGGCGATGCGCTTTCTGCCTCCGACAACGTCTCCTCGGGCAGCCAGGAACTCTCGGCCAGCTCCGAACAGCTTTCGCAGGGCGCAACCGAACAGGCATCCGCCGCGGAAGAAGCGTCCGCCTCGATGGAGCAGATGGCTGCCAACATCAAGCAGAATGCCGACAACGCCGCCCAGACGGAAAAGATCGCCCGCCAGTCGTCCAAGGATGCCGAGCTTTCGGGCGGAGCCGTCAGCCGCGCCGTCGGCGCCATGCGCACGATTGCCGAAAAGATCTCGATCGTGCAGGAAATCGCCCGCCAGACCGATCTTCTCGCATTGAATGCCGCCGTCGAGGCCGCTCGCGCCGGCGAACACGGCAAGGGTTTTGCCGTCGTCGCCTCCGAAGTGCGCAAGCTTGCCGAACGCAGCCAGGCTGCCGCCGCCGAAATCAGCGCGCTCTCCGGCGATACCGTGCAGGTCGCCACCGAAGCCGGTGAAATGCTGAACCGTCTGGTGCCCGACATCCAGAAGACGGCGGAGCTGGTTTCGGAAATCTCGGCCGCCTGCCGCGAACAGGATATCGGCGCAAGCCAGATCAACGAGGCGATCCAGCAGCTCGACAAGGTGACGCAGCAGAACGCCGGTGCCTCTGAAGAGATGTCTGCGACCTCCGAGGAGCTCGCTTCCCAAGCGGAAGAACTGCAGGCCTCGATCGCTTTCTTCAGGGTCGATCAGGCAGGAGCCAAGCAGGCTGCCAAGCGCCCGGCGGTTTCTGTCCATGCGCATCACGCGCCGGCCCCGCGGCCAGCCGCGAAGTCTGCTTACAAGGCGCCCGCGCATCCGAGCCAGGCGGTTCATGCGCAGCAGGCAAGAGCCAAGGGTTTCGCTCTCGACATGTCGATGGGCGGACCGGATGCGGACGACGATCATTTCCGCGAAAGCGCATGA
- a CDS encoding chemotaxis protein CheW, whose protein sequence is MNQAVRKVSEDLWNGRDELEVLTFEIAGETFALEAFIVQEILDLLPETSVPGAKAFVGSVINFRGKVIPLADIRLAFGMEATKPTIDSRIVVIEIEIDDEPVLTGIRTDKVNEVTTLMRSAGEPPPSVGMRWRPDFIDCLVKRGSEFIILPNLQVIFSAQHDQPAAGGARSWSPSDGER, encoded by the coding sequence ATGAACCAAGCGGTCAGAAAAGTCTCCGAAGACCTGTGGAATGGCCGTGACGAACTCGAGGTGCTGACCTTCGAGATCGCCGGCGAGACCTTTGCGCTCGAGGCCTTCATCGTTCAGGAAATCCTTGATCTTCTGCCGGAAACCTCGGTGCCGGGCGCCAAGGCCTTTGTCGGCAGCGTCATCAATTTCCGCGGCAAGGTCATTCCGCTTGCCGATATCAGGCTCGCCTTCGGTATGGAGGCGACGAAGCCGACGATCGACAGCCGTATCGTCGTCATCGAGATCGAAATCGATGACGAGCCCGTGCTTACCGGCATTCGCACCGACAAGGTGAACGAGGTGACGACGCTGATGCGCTCGGCCGGCGAACCGCCGCCAAGCGTGGGCATGCGCTGGCGACCGGACTTCATCGACTGCCTCGTCAAGCGCGGCAGCGAATTCATCATCCTTCCCAACCTTCAGGTTATTTTCTCGGCCCAGCATGATCAGCCCGCCGCCGGTGGAGCTCGTTCCTGGTCGCCTTCCGACGGAGAAAGATAA
- a CDS encoding chemotaxis protein CheA, translating to MSFPDPIAVFRTEAAELLEQVEAGLLDLNVNLGDKDQIDAVFRGLHTLKGSGAMFGFEALAAFTHHCETAFDRVRKGEVPATHALVTAVLEAKDHMRALVETPNGDHEAMSEALLANLRHAVDGTSKTETAPAAAKPAQTLYKIRFALPVNAMANGTNPLPLLDELRDLGTCRIVADRSKIPSLDDLAPTDLHIAWNVELLTDQPRSAIDDVFIFVMDDMELAVEEVAAPAEAPAAAPSTAVVAAVPAAAPVAATMPAPAASAAAAAAAPAPSNAPTDAKAAKASENVRVPAERLDELMDRVGELVIAQSRLSQLAGGSGDLQLRAVSEDVERLSGELRDTMMVLRMVPVAHLFSRFRRLVHDLAIETGKRIELITEGETTEVDKSVIERLADPLVHLVRNSCDHGLETAGERLGAGKTEAGHIHLSARQQAGEVIITIKDDGRGINKERVRAKAESSGLIAANAVLTDQELYQLIFQPGFSTASQVTNLSGRGVGMDVVKRTIDALRGTINVVSRPGEGSEISLAIPLTLAIIDGLLVRVGNARYVIPLSAVEECLELSVEEDMRSRGRSFISLRDSLVPFLRLRDLFRTGTTPDPFQKVVVVSTGAERVGLVVDQIIGDHQTVIKGMSKLHHDVATFSGATILGDGGVALILDVGHLVAEGQQQEAHLRAAG from the coding sequence ATGAGCTTTCCCGATCCTATCGCGGTTTTCAGGACAGAGGCGGCCGAGCTTCTGGAACAGGTCGAGGCAGGGCTGCTCGACCTGAACGTGAACCTCGGCGACAAGGATCAAATCGACGCGGTATTCCGCGGCCTGCATACGCTCAAAGGCTCGGGCGCAATGTTCGGCTTCGAGGCACTGGCGGCCTTTACCCACCATTGCGAGACGGCCTTCGACCGGGTGCGCAAGGGCGAAGTTCCCGCCACCCATGCACTGGTCACCGCCGTACTCGAAGCCAAGGACCACATGCGAGCGCTGGTGGAAACGCCGAATGGCGACCATGAGGCGATGAGCGAGGCGCTTCTCGCCAACCTGCGCCATGCGGTGGACGGTACCAGCAAGACCGAAACGGCTCCTGCGGCCGCCAAGCCAGCCCAGACACTTTACAAGATCCGCTTCGCCCTCCCCGTCAATGCCATGGCAAACGGCACGAACCCGCTGCCGCTTCTCGACGAGTTGCGCGACCTCGGGACCTGCCGGATCGTTGCAGACCGCTCGAAAATCCCCTCGCTCGACGATCTTGCGCCGACCGACCTGCATATCGCCTGGAACGTCGAGCTCCTGACCGATCAGCCACGCTCGGCGATCGACGACGTGTTCATCTTCGTGATGGACGACATGGAGCTTGCGGTCGAGGAGGTTGCAGCGCCGGCCGAGGCGCCGGCAGCAGCGCCGTCCACTGCCGTTGTCGCGGCGGTCCCGGCAGCAGCGCCCGTTGCGGCAACTATGCCGGCACCTGCAGCATCCGCGGCTGCGGCGGCAGCAGCCCCTGCCCCGAGCAATGCTCCAACGGATGCGAAGGCTGCCAAGGCCAGCGAAAACGTCCGGGTGCCGGCCGAGCGTCTCGACGAACTGATGGACCGTGTCGGCGAACTCGTCATCGCACAGTCGCGGCTCTCGCAGCTTGCCGGCGGCAGTGGCGACCTGCAATTGCGCGCCGTCTCCGAAGACGTGGAACGCCTGTCGGGAGAGTTGCGCGACACGATGATGGTGCTGCGGATGGTGCCTGTCGCGCATCTGTTCAGCCGTTTCCGCCGCCTCGTCCACGATCTTGCCATCGAGACGGGCAAGCGGATCGAGCTCATCACCGAAGGCGAGACGACCGAGGTCGACAAGAGCGTCATCGAACGGCTTGCCGATCCGCTCGTGCATCTGGTGCGCAATTCCTGCGACCACGGGCTGGAGACGGCCGGGGAACGGCTCGGTGCGGGCAAGACAGAGGCCGGGCACATTCATCTCTCCGCCCGCCAGCAGGCCGGCGAAGTGATCATCACCATCAAGGACGACGGTCGCGGCATCAACAAGGAACGCGTCCGCGCCAAGGCGGAATCGTCCGGCCTGATCGCAGCCAATGCCGTGCTAACCGACCAGGAACTCTATCAGCTGATCTTCCAGCCGGGCTTTTCCACCGCAAGCCAGGTCACCAACCTGTCCGGCCGCGGGGTCGGCATGGACGTGGTCAAGCGCACGATCGATGCGCTGCGCGGCACGATCAACGTCGTCAGCCGGCCAGGCGAAGGTTCGGAAATCTCGCTCGCCATCCCGCTGACGCTCGCCATCATCGACGGACTGCTCGTGCGTGTCGGCAATGCCCGCTACGTGATCCCGCTTTCGGCGGTGGAAGAATGCCTGGAACTCTCGGTCGAGGAAGACATGCGCTCGCGCGGCCGCAGCTTCATCTCGCTGCGTGACAGCCTTGTGCCGTTCCTGCGCCTGCGCGACCTCTTCCGCACCGGCACGACACCCGATCCGTTCCAGAAGGTGGTGGTGGTCTCAACCGGGGCCGAGCGTGTCGGTCTGGTCGTCGACCAGATCATCGGCGACCACCAGACGGTCATCAAGGGCATGTCGAAGCTTCATCATGACGTCGCGACCTTCTCGGGTGCGACGATCCTCGGCGACGGTGGCGTCGCACTCATTCTCGACGTCGGCCATCTGGTCGCCGAAGGACAGCAACAGGAGGCGCATCTGCGCGCAGCCGGATGA
- a CDS encoding response regulator, with amino-acid sequence MSANILTVDDSASIRLTTRVALSNAGYQVTEAVDGVDGIAKLNAGAFDLVVTDLNMPNMDGLTMIRELRKLPAHMGVPVIFLTTESDGELKQQAKAAGATGWLTKPFDPESLVKIVRKVLGK; translated from the coding sequence ATGAGCGCCAACATCCTGACCGTCGACGATTCGGCAAGCATCCGGCTGACGACACGGGTCGCGCTTTCGAATGCCGGCTACCAGGTTACCGAAGCGGTCGATGGCGTCGACGGCATTGCCAAGCTGAATGCCGGTGCGTTCGATCTGGTGGTCACCGATCTCAACATGCCGAACATGGACGGCCTGACGATGATCCGCGAGCTGCGCAAACTGCCCGCGCATATGGGCGTGCCGGTCATCTTCCTCACGACGGAATCCGACGGAGAGCTGAAGCAGCAGGCAAAGGCCGCGGGCGCAACCGGCTGGCTGACCAAGCCTTTCGATCCGGAAAGCCTCGTCAAGATCGTCAGGAAGGTGCTCGGCAAATGA
- a CDS encoding STAS domain-containing protein, producing MSTTGHSEACLSLPTNLTVRAIVAVREDMLKFIDKHDAGTIELAADVQVDISFLQVVEAARVYAGTAGKSIALSQPASGALLETLRRSGFLEDMSAEDTKFWLHQGDIQ from the coding sequence ATGAGTACTACCGGTCATAGTGAAGCATGCCTGTCCCTGCCGACAAACCTCACCGTTCGGGCGATCGTCGCCGTGCGTGAAGACATGCTCAAATTCATCGATAAGCACGACGCCGGCACGATAGAGCTGGCGGCGGACGTGCAGGTCGACATCAGCTTCCTGCAGGTGGTCGAAGCTGCCCGCGTCTATGCCGGAACGGCCGGCAAGAGCATTGCGCTTTCGCAACCCGCAAGCGGGGCACTGCTCGAGACGCTGCGTCGCAGTGGCTTCCTAGAAGACATGTCGGCCGAGGATACGAAATTCTGGCTTCACCAAGGGGACATTCAATGA
- the rbfA gene encoding 30S ribosome-binding factor RbfA, producing the protein MTKATSSAPSQRMLRVGEQVRAAITQVLQRGEVRDDLIEKTVISVSEVRMSPDLKIATAYVTPLGVPDHHTVIEALNRHAKFIRGRLGGQLRQMKYMPEVRFRDDTSFDNYKKIDELLRSPEVQRDLDGEGDDE; encoded by the coding sequence ATGACGAAGGCTACATCTTCGGCGCCCTCCCAGCGCATGCTTCGCGTTGGCGAACAGGTTCGCGCCGCCATTACCCAGGTCCTGCAGCGCGGTGAAGTGCGCGACGACCTGATCGAAAAGACGGTGATTTCGGTGTCGGAAGTGCGCATGTCGCCCGACCTGAAGATCGCCACCGCCTATGTGACGCCGCTTGGCGTCCCCGACCATCATACGGTGATCGAGGCCCTCAACCGCCATGCGAAGTTCATTCGCGGTCGTCTCGGCGGCCAGCTTCGGCAGATGAAATACATGCCGGAAGTCCGCTTCCGCGATGACACGAGCTTCGACAATTACAAGAAGATCGATGAGCTTCTTCGCTCGCCCGAGGTCCAGCGGGACCTCGATGGCGAAGGCGACGACGAATAA